The sequence below is a genomic window from Oscillospiraceae bacterium.
AGCTGCTGGCGGAGCAGGCGGAAAAGAAGCCCATCCTGGGCATCTGCCTGGGCATGCAGCTCCTTTTTGACACGGGGGAGGAGGTGCGGCCCTGTAAAGGCTTAGGGCTTGTCCCCGGCAGCGTGCGGAAAATCGCCACCGGGCGCAAGCTGCCCCACATCGGCTGGAACAGCCTGCGCTTTCCCAACCCCTCGCCCCTCTTCGCGGGGCTGGAGGAGGGGTGCTGCGTCTACTTCGTCCACTCCTTCTGCGCCGTGGCGGACCGGGAGCAGGACGTGATTGCCGTAACGGACTACGGCGTGCCCGTGGTGGCCGCGGTGGGGCGGGGCAACGTGTACGGCTGCCAGTTCCACCCGGAGAAGAGCGGCGAGGTGGGGCTTCAGATTTTGAAGAACTTCGGAGGGCTGAACCGATGATCCTGCTGCCGGCCATCGATCTGAAAGACTGTAAGGTTGTACGCCTTTACAAAGGCGACTTTGACACGGTGCACCAGGTGGCCGACGATTCAAAGGCCACCGCCGCCGCCTTCCGGGCCGCCGGAGCCCGCTGGCTCCACACGGTGGACCTGGACGGGGCCAGGAGCGGGGTGCGGAAGAACGGGGCCGTGGTGGCCGAGCTCGCCGCCGCGTCCGGGCTCAAGGTGGAGCTGGGGGGCGGTATGCGCTCCATGGCCGACCTGGCGTGGGCCGACGCCGCCGGGGTGGAGCGGATGGTCATCGGCTCCGCCGCGGTTACCGACCGGGATTTTGTGCGCGCCGCCGTGGCCAGGTACGGCGCAAGGATCGCCGTGGGCATCGACACCCTGGACGGCATCGTAAAGACTGCCGGGTGGACCCGATCCTCCGGCCTGGACTACCTGGCGTTTGCCCGTGAGATGGAGGAACTCGGTGTAAAGGTTATTATCTTTACGGATATTGCCACCGACGGCACGCTGACCGGGCCGTCCTATGAGCGCCTGGCGGCGCTCCAAGGGGCGGTTTCCTGCGGCATCGTGGCCTCCGGGGGCGTGACAGACCTGGACGACGTGAAGCGCCTGCGGGACATGGGCCTGTACGGGGCCATCGTGGGCAAGGCATACTACGCCGGGACGCTGGATCTGGCGCAGGCGGTAAGGGAGGCGGGTGGGCCGTGTTAGCCAAACGCATCATCCCCTGCCTGGACGTGCGGGACGGCCGGGTGGTCAAGGGGGTCAACTTTGTCCATATCCGTGACGCGGGCGACCCGGTGGAGCTGGCGAAATTTTACTCCGACGCCGGGGCGGACGAGATCGTCTTTTTGGACATCACCGCCACCAGCGACGGCCGCGCCACCGTGGCCGACGTGGTGGAGCGCACGGCGG
It includes:
- the hisH gene encoding imidazole glycerol phosphate synthase subunit HisH, which produces MGYTAIVDYGVGNLKSVTNAMKHLGLETRITGRAEELERADAIILPGVGAFPDAAERLRAPGLDKLLAEQAEKKPILGICLGMQLLFDTGEEVRPCKGLGLVPGSVRKIATGRKLPHIGWNSLRFPNPSPLFAGLEEGCCVYFVHSFCAVADREQDVIAVTDYGVPVVAAVGRGNVYGCQFHPEKSGEVGLQILKNFGGLNR
- the hisA gene encoding 1-(5-phosphoribosyl)-5-[(5-phosphoribosylamino) methylideneamino] imidazole-4-carboxamide isomerase; translated protein: MILLPAIDLKDCKVVRLYKGDFDTVHQVADDSKATAAAFRAAGARWLHTVDLDGARSGVRKNGAVVAELAAASGLKVELGGGMRSMADLAWADAAGVERMVIGSAAVTDRDFVRAAVARYGARIAVGIDTLDGIVKTAGWTRSSGLDYLAFAREMEELGVKVIIFTDIATDGTLTGPSYERLAALQGAVSCGIVASGGVTDLDDVKRLRDMGLYGAIVGKAYYAGTLDLAQAVREAGGPC